Genomic window (Capsicum annuum cultivar UCD-10X-F1 chromosome 10, UCD10Xv1.1, whole genome shotgun sequence):
TGCTTTCACACAATACAATTACTAGTTGttttgaattcaaattaatcAGATTCCAAAACGTATATTGAACAACAAATGAGAAGCAAAAAATGAAGATACACTAATATAATACGAGTAAGGCTGTCTACAGTACACCCATTCTTCAAAAACCTGCTAACGGGGATATTTTGTGTATCGGGCTACCCAACACAATACAACTATAGATGTCACAAGTCAATATGTTTCAAAAGTTTCGAGCAAGAGTCATGGTATGAAGTCTGTCTTTGGGATTAACGTTTTACCAATGTGACTCCTAATTAATCAGACTCCAAAACGTATATCAAACAACAGATGAGAAGCAAGAAAATTAATATACACTAATATAATACAACTACTGAAGGGGGGCGGTAAAACTATCTTTCTATGACCTATAGGTCATGGTTTGAACCGTGGAAGCGGCCACTAATATTTGCATTTAGATAAGTCTGTCTACGTTACACTCCTTCTTCGGAGACTGCTAACGAGGATGTTTTGTGCATCAGACTGCCCAACACAATACAACTACTACGCTTATATCATTATAGATATCACAAGACAACATTTTTCAAAAGTTTCGAGCAAGAATCATGGTATGAACCTTTTACCAatatgaatcaaaattaatcagACTTCAAAACGTATATCTAACAACAGTTAAGAAGCAAAAAAACTAGTATACACTAATATAATACAACTACTGAAGGGAACCCTGGAAAAACCGATAAAACTATCTCTGTGTGACCTATAGGTCACGGTTCGAGTAGTGAAAATAACCACTAATATTTGCATTTAGATAAGTTTGTCTACGTTACACCCCTTCTCCGGACATTTCTAATGAGGATGTTTTGTGCATCAGACTGACCAACACAATGCAACTATAGATGTCACAAGACAATATTTTTCAAAGGGCATATGTTGTATCTTTGTGCTTTAAATATGTCCTTATTCCAGTGTTCTTTTTCAGAATTCCTGCATATTCAACAATAAAGTAAGAATAAAAGGACAATACAAAAGTATTATTTTCACGTGAATGAATAATAGTTCACATGAGATAAAATTAGTACCTAGATTCAGTGCACTAAGCTTCCATTATATGTcagattaggaaaaaaaattggaCTATAAAAGTGTATTAGACACAGTTTTATCCTACGTTTCTGCTATAGACTGTTGTTGAAATACTCATATAATGACGTTCCAAGAGTCAAAAGacagaagaaaattaaaaaaaaaaaaagaaatttttgttaTGGAGTTTCAAATTCTACAAGTAAAATTCCACGACAAAGAGTTTCACCTATGGTTATTTTTCAATTACAGCTCGGATTCATCaaggtaaaatagataaaaaaaaacaataataactatGTCTTAGTCTCAAACGGTTCGAAATCAACTTTTTCTAGGTAAAtagataaacaacaataataactacGTCTTAATTTCAAACATGTCGAAATCAACTTTTTCTAGGTAAAtagataaacaaaaataataactacgTCTCAATCCCAAACACGTGGACTTAACAAGTTTTAGGTAAAtttgataaacaacaataataactacATCTTAATACCAAACAAGTCAAACTCTAACAATAGAGATAAACATCTACTACCCTctaaactatgaccaaatttgttgCGATACACTTCAATTTCACGGGGGCCTATTATcccttgaactaaattttagGCTTTTAGCGCATTTTTGTCGAccttttagctgacgtgacacatAGCGGTCCTTCACACGCCTCAGGTGTTTAACTTCACGCAAGGTGCCGGCCACATCAACACAAAAAGGtgataaaaaaagagagaaaaaggtgCGAAAAATACCTATACTTTGGTGAAATTTACAGATACGCATCCTAAACTTTGCGGGGATCCTATaacctctcaaaatattttttaccgtattTAACTGACATATATTTGGTATTTGGACCACTGCGTGTATTTCACGCATAAGAAATATGTTTGATAAGGGGCAAATATATGCCAGTTAAATACGGTAAAAAATTAGGATAGAGGAGTCATAGGACTCCCGCAAAGTTCAGGGTACGTAACTGCAAATTTCGTCAAAGTACAAGTATTTTTCCCCAacaaaaaatgctaaaataaagtttaggggtaataggaccccgtaAAATTAGAATATATCGTAGCAactttgagccgagggtctatcagaaatagcctctctacttctccgaaggtagtggtatggactgcgtacatttcatcctccccagaccccactatatgaAAATACACTGTGTCTGTTGTTGTTGTAGCAACTTTAACCATAGTTATATTTGAGGTAAAATACataaatagccaaaaaaaaaCATAGTAAAGAGAAGAATATCCAAGAATTTTACTAAGAATTTTTATGCATCTATAGTATATATTCAACCCCTTCGACTAattcgtatatttacttctgaacctcAATGAGAATCCCGTCTTCGCCACCGCACGCAAGGTGCCACAGCAACACAAAAGGGtaacaaaaatacgctaaaattgagttcaggagaTAACACAACCCCCataaagttggagtgtgtcgtaacaactttgaccatagcTCGGGGCACTGGACGTTTTTATCTCCTCAACAATATTTGAAGTAAATTAcataaagggcagcccggtgcactaaagctaccgctacgCACGGTATCTGGGAaagggtcccaccacaagggtatatcgcacacagtcttaccttgcatttctgccagaggctgtttctaaggcttgaactcacgtgacaacaactttaccagttactccaaggctccgcttacaaaaaaaaaatatgaagtaaattacataaatagcaaaaaaaaaaaaaaaaaccatagcAAAGAAAAGAGTATCCAAGAATTTTTACCATTTGGATTACAATGTGGTGGATCTTTAAAGAGTGAAAGTGAAAGTTGTTTATGAGCCAAACCAATATCAAAAAGTATAAGTCCAtaattatttatatcatcaacaacaattCCTTTAACAGGTAGACATACAAATAACTCTTCTTTTGAAAGTCCATGAACACCATTAAGACTACCATAAGTAAGATTAGCTTTGAAATAACTCTCATAAAATGCCATTGTTGTTGTATCAAACTTTGTTAAACAAGGTCCATATAAATAAACTTCAAGAAGGCCATTTGATGATGTGTAGTTGTAAGATTTTACTTCTTTTGGGAGAAGACCATATGGTAAGCCTTTGGATTTGAGAAGATCATGAATGGACATAGGTGAAGAAAGTGATAATAAAGAGATgaacatgaagaagaagagtgAAAGAAGTGGACATTGAAGGAAAGCCATGAATGGATGAAATGATGAGAGAGAGAGTATTGTATTTTTggttttaatatctttttatggagttagatattatttttttttttttttgtgatgccGGATCGGTCGTTCAAGATATTTGGTCTTTATTCAGACCCAATGAAAAAATgggataatataacaccccgtattcaagtacgtgtattggcgtattcaagtacgtgtattgatcttatttatatagaattaatttttttattttatttataccggaatttgcccgtcgatggttccatgcgaaggttattgaataagctttccaacgatataaggatttccaaaaacggataggtttcggatataatcgagcacgttcaaaactataaaacggtagccgggatatttgggaataataaatgtgcaggaaaatttcttgcacacaaactactgaggccagccgaatttttgggtcaactttgaatgaccataactcccttaatataatgaacttgGAGAGAtccgacctatgaaaagaaagatctttgagtcttctttccaatgcaattgatttcatccaaatccaacgtctgagtaaggagttatactcgttttacttcagcctatcaaaacagatttttaggatcaacttTAAACCACCGTAACTCCTTGTATAGGATGAAatgggtgacctactttatatgaaatgaaagccctttgaattatccttccaacgataccaatttcacccaaatccgatgtcaaagcaaagagttatggtcgatctactttaacttatcaaaacagtccaccaaaggacagatttgacattatttaaattttaaaggcattttggtcatttcctattatattatggatgggaatatgtgtatatatacatgtatatgagttcaaaaactcattttcatcatcaatcattgagaaaaaataaaccctagccaaatttgacctttaaattacttttgattcaaccgtaaaaattccaaagtaattcgataactacgtttgtcatctcgagagcttcgaacgaaacctattatttgtgcaaacaggattgcataatcaagaggtgaattctaaggtatgaatattatttgcctttgttcttttccatatgtatatgtgtgatagaggattttATGTATTGATTGTTATTGAAAAGTggtggaaatagggttatggactattttgcatggtttagttgtattgaattgtggaaggtggatatggtaattgagttatggaaggtggatatggtgatatactattgaattgataattatttatgtctatgactcaatttggtttaatggattggttggaaggataaatgaatccaaacttgatattggaggatgttgtatgaatatgcatgacatgtgaatgtaattggagtataagagggttaaagtgacaccctttatggtgtaattaaggcttactacttaaccactagtttggtgaattcaaataattgaattgtgacgtttggttgctaatactagattgctatatatgttcattgtagataagtaatccgaaaagacgggaagtccatttgggactagtattaaaggttgacagtcaggtatgtaaagcatactctataccatatctttgacatgaaagtgaacaattgttctattaagaaagtttccaaagttattcagtaacatgtgatccataatggttttgtatgatgtcctacgttaccaatgaacttgtttctatcctacaagatgtcaagacattccaatacttacttgttttccaaatcttacatgtttattgcactaatgaatgtcagaaggtatccgattactcaaacaagattcatgtgctattaatgactccaaaacacttcattgatatgtcaatgagttcttacttcattgttattgcattgatggtctatttatatgtctcttcttgatgtatcattgttttaaagtatcaaaactgcggtggcaaccgaaataataatctcaaagattaattgaactaagtgatggaagttctctcttatcgggtggtatcccaagggcataagcctatcatgagtcgatccctatttatgtgtttataggtggtatcccaggggcataagcctatcatgggtcgatcctagttgatatgtactggaggcagcctaatggtcacagtacagtacagtaatgattacaaagatgataagaacgaaggtaaagtgattgaataaatacagtgtacaggttgtcacaagttctaatgagcgtggtccactcctattacaatttattcacttgtttctgatttctattgagctcctatatcatatgtgattatctacagctttacatacacagtacatatttcgtactgacgtcccccacgggggacctgcattttatgctgTAGGtataggtacctcagctcatacaccgcacaagtaggagccaggatatccagctgcttttggtgagctccagtttgctttggggctttccgtgtcatatccagtcacttttgatattgtatagaagttagttatatggcggggtgtgtcccgaccttagttaaactctgtgtattgtctagaggctttgtaaacCTAATgcacagtcaaggtggtgttttattaatagacgtgatggctccaacggccaagtattgtacatacatatatatgtgtgctcgagcttatacagatgattattttcttttatatacaacatgatgctgtctgaatttcgggttgtcatagaggtatgcatgggaaggataaggttatgagctgattctcccgggcctccttggTTACGGGTACCAGTCCACCCCAATagaatttgaggcgtgacaaataACTTCTTATGGACTCGTCGAGAATGATTCTGATCTAGTTTATGGCCTACTATTAGAAGTAGAAGGAGCTCTGGTGGGATCTTCACGGATAGAAAAGGATTGCTAGTGATCGAGTGATATTTCTTCTTAGGTACGCCTCCGAACTATGGTCAAAATTGCTATGACATACTCCGACTTTACAGGGATCTTATTACCGTCTGAACTCAATTGTAGCGTAtttttttcacccttttgtgTTGACATGGCACCATTATTACGTAAAATGAGGCCCACGTCGAATGTGTCACATCAactaaaaaattgacaaaaagtgtcacgtcaactaaaaaggttgacaaaatacgctaaaatttagttcaggggtaataagACCCTTGTGAAATTGGAATATGCCGTAACAAATTCGATGATAATTCAggatactagatgctttactctagATATTATTCATTTCTTTTTTGACATAAAGCATCCGGTACGCCTTCGAACTATGGTCAAAGCTGCTATGAAATACTTTAACTTTACAGGGGTTTTATTGCCCCTTGAACTTAttttttagcgtatttttgtcacccttttttGTTGGTGTGacacctttattatataaaatggagTCCGTGTCGAATGTGCCATGTCAGCTAAAAAAGTTaacaaaaggtgtcacgtcagctaaaaaggttaaCAAAATACGCCAAAATTTAGTTCTAGGGTAATAAGACCCTTGTGAAATTGGACTATGCTGTAACAAATTTGATGATAGTTCAGGATACTAGATTCTTTACTCTAGATATTATTCATTTCTTTTTTGACATAAAGCATTCGGTACGCCTTCGAACCATGGTCAAAGTTGCTATGACATACTTCAACTTTACAGGGGTTTTATTGCCCCCTGAACTCAAatttttagcgtatttttgtcccCCCTTTTGTGCTGGTGTGAcatccttattacataaaatgagaccCACGTTAAAGGTGCCACGTCAGCTGAAAAGGTTGATAAAAGGTGATACGTCATCTAAAAAGATTCgacaaaatatgctaaaatttaatttagaaataataaaatctcgtgaagttgaagtgtgtcatagcaaatttgatcatagtttagGATACTAAATGCTTTACTTTAGATATTGTTCATTTCTATTTTCATGTGTTTGACTAATTTGATTGTCTTTCATGTTTACCAAAATAAAAGGCAAAATACATCTATATTAAATGtatttttggttttgatattttttcatggAGTtagatatcattcattttttttttagataaaagcATTCAGTACGTACCTGAATTATGATCAAAATCGCTATGATATAATTTTACAGAGAGTTTTATTATcttctgaactcaattttaatgtatttttgttACCCTTTTATACTGACATGatatctttattatataaaatgggGCTCACATTAAAGGTGTCAcgtcaattaaaaaaattgacaaaaggtGATACGTTAGTTAAAAAagttgacaaaaatatgctaaaatttagttcgggAGTAATAGAACCCCATAAAATTGAAGTGTATTGCAACAAATTTTGTCATAGTTTAGGATACTAGACGCGTTACTCAAGAtattatccatttttttttttcatgtatttgaCTAATTTGATTGTCTTTCATGTTTTTTGCCAAAATAAAAAGGCTAAATACATCTATATTCCCTTAAATTTGTGAGTAAAATCCTCTTTAACAAATTTTGTTGATAATACAAATATTTTAACTTTTGTCATAATGCAGACAATCATGACATTTCAAAATAATGAGGTTGCACAATTCATCAAAAGTGCAGTCTTATAGGAAAAAGTCAGATCATCAATATGTTGTCGATAAAACAGACGTTCTAATATTTCCTATTAAAAAGTCTGTTCATGACATTTTAAAGACAATTAAACTGCACAATTGATCAGAATTTTTGCCGTATGGGAAAAAGTCAGAACATCAATATGCTGCCTATCATACATAAGCTCTAAAGTTTTGCCCATTAGACAATTCAAAACATTTTAAAACAGTGAAACGTAGTTCTAGCTTTGAACGTGTTCAATTGATCACAAGTTTCACGTTATAAGCAAACACTATAAGTTGTAAAGCGGAGACAAAAATTAAACACCAAACACTTTGATGTATGCTAGACGTAATTTTTTTCCACGAGCAAAGAACATAAATCCCGATTGTCTGAAGTTTGATTACGAAAAATCCCCATATTAtgcataattattgaaatttcaattttggatatgtcgagatacataattagttccgacacatccaacgaagatacatttttcctttgtaaaaatacataatgaGCTCTCggtatatttttttgattttgagtctgtcgagatacatattatatccaatgaagatacatttttcctttgtaaagatacataattagctcatGATACATATTTTCTGATTTGGGTTTGTCGATACacataattagctctcaatacatcaaatgaaaatacataattaattaaaaattttataatttctttataagattaaaaattctcctaaatatgataaattaaggtgtatgtttgcattattttttctaaaataatttaatcaaaagGTTGTTCGGATGGTAAACACCGTCTTCTTATAAAGTTGATGGGCTTCAATTGTATTTAAGTAGTAGGCCCAAGTTAGGTTGGATTGGTCCACCGAAAAAGGTCCCGAAAATACAAATCTCCGATCATTTCTCCGGCGAAAAATCTCCGATCGTATTTCTCCGGCAAATTCCGATCATATTTCTCCGGCGAAATTCACTTTGTAAGTTACTTTTCCAAttgtttttaataataaaattcgaataatgaattttatttcagctaattttgCTTAATTTACTGCATAAACAAACAATTAAATCCAGTTTTTGtgattaatttatgatttttacaagttgaaatgcatcattatatgttgataaattttattgaaaaaaataagataataaaatatggaGTATTTCATAATTGTAGTATTTAAGTTGAAAAAGTTGCAAACTTTGGCAAAGCTAGAATTTGGGTACCGATAATGGAAGGGCGTAGGGATGGcaatggtgcggtgcgggtttAAAAAACCCGCAAGTTTTAAAACCGCACCGCACCGCATCACCTTTAAACCCGCATAAACCCGCCCCACATTCATACCCGCGCATAACCGCACCGCACCgctccatatttttatttttccttctttttgaaaaatttataactccattgaaaatcataatattttcaaatctacaactaggaaataataactaatttctattatatcacttttcaataAAAAGTTATCAAAAAGTATAATGTGTACAAGTAATGAtgcaaatatcatatttttattaaaatgaatagagacgttaaacacttcatttgtagtgttatacatatcgttttaagtatcataaaactttaagtaaagaatacatataattttaggtatattcacgagaaaaatactaatttttagcttttttaaatttaaacccgcatatacccgcaacccgcaccattttaaaaaaaaaaatactttaaccCGCCCCGCACCCGCACCATTTAAAAAAAGACATACTTTAACCCGCCCCGCCCCGCCCCGCATAACTTAAAACCTGCACCGCCTCGCATAGCTTAAAACCCGCACCACACCGCACCCGTACCGTCCCATTGCCATCCCTAGAAGGGCGTAGTGATCAATAAAGTGAGCTGAGAACTATGAGGTATCAAGATTCATTGAGTTATGTGATCCTCCATTTTAGTGTGTCCGTAGTAGTAGggaggagtgctttgtttgtatctgTGCCTGTAGTTTCGTGTTCGTAGTGTTCTGATGATGTTTGTGATCTCgcatagatagtttatagtattactctgCCGGTGTCTTGTGTGTAGTTTCTTATTCGTAGAGTTCTGATGACGTTCGTGATCTctaatagatagtttatagtattattcTGTTGGTGTCTTGTgcctgtagtttcttgttcgtagtGTTCTGATTATGTTTGTGATCTCGAATAGATAGTTATAGTATTACTCCGTcggtgtcttgtttcttttattatctagcggtgtattatctcattttgttgtttattttatgttttttgtttgttatactgttttCTGTTCTGAGCCGGGGGTTTATTAGAAACAACTTCTCTATTTCAACTGAGGCAGGGttatgaactgcgtacactttaccctcctcagaccccactttgtgggaatacactgggtatgttgttgttgttattggtttTGACTTAatacggagtttaagaaagtacAGAAGattttttaatctgatggttgtAAACTAAGTTTCCGTTTGGTCATAGGTTTTGAAGTTGAAGcttgaaaatttgagtttttgaagttgtGGTTGGACATGCatttcaatagaaaaaaaaattaaaattttgtgatTGGAAGTCCCAGAAATCCAAAAACTAGTATGAGCTAGTTTTTAGGAAATTGAAAGAATTTGAagattagattttaaaaatttattcaaatttcatgGCTACATagatatttgaagataaattttcaaaatatactCCCAAAATCCTTGTGTTAGTGGTTCAAATCCACTTCTAAGCAGGGGAAAGATCCAAACCATAGTCAGGAGTGAGCTGGATTTTGAAATGAAAGTGAAAGAGTAAGCAAAAAAATGTCAGCGCTCCAAACGCTAGCTAAAGATATGTAGAATGTGCTGAACATATCATTAAGGAAAGAGACATTCTTTCTCAAACGGACTAAAAGGGAGGGAGCATGTGTGAGGTGCGCACAAGCTGGATAGGACACCATGGTTATTAGGAAAAAAAAACATTTGTTGCAtatattttcttgttctaatCTCCATCAAGAAGGTGTTTTGTACCTAAGATAAACATTTGTTGCGTATATAGAGGGAGTATAATGCGTGAAATCCTTAGTGTGCATAAGGGTTTTTATCTTTTCTTGAATTTGTTTCTACTATCTCAACCTGTTGGCTTGAAAGCATGCTACTTTTGTGCTCCTTTTGTTTCCTAAAAAGATCAGTTTCAAAATGTTATTATCATTCACATGAAATATTAGTACATCATTTTTGTGGGAATTTTGAGAAAGCTAGAGCATAACTGGATCTTAATTCTTTATATACCGCTGGTATTTCCTGTGTTTTAGGATCAGAGAGGTGCACAGAACCTTGTAATATCTGAAGGGGTTAATCACCTAATGCTTTTgacatcaaacacttgcaattttGTTGTAAATTTTCCGAAAATGACGTCTGACTTCAAAGGTTGTATTCACCTTCCTTCTTGTGgttctttcttcttctattttttatggATGATATGATTGAAAATTTTCCTCTTGCATGTGATGTCTTACCTCACAGGAAAAGCTATTGTACTTATGGGTGTCAGCGGAGCTGGAAAATCGTAAGTTTTCAAGTTAGTTACTGATTTGGTTTATGCTGCTTTCTGGCGTCGCACTTCCCTTAGTTAATCAAAGGAATTGTATAGGTCATTGATCTGTTTCTAACTGCATTTTAGTCAAGCTAGACGTTAAGAAAGAACTTCAGATTGTTGAAGCAAAAATATCTTGTTACTTGGCATTTATCTGTTTTTCAGTCTATCTGATCAATTGAAAGGAAAAATGACTTGGCTCACTGTAATGCAATACATATTCAATGGTGTACTCATCCTAGTAGACCTTTTCTCAAAAAACTTGAAAGCTTATCTGAACATGTTATTCCGATTTGCACATCACTGTCTTCAATTTTGAAGCTCCAAACTTTTAAGGATCGTATGCATGCTTGCTCAGAACAATTGGTCAGATGCTTGGAAGAGCTGTTCATGGCCGCTTTCTTGATGCCGATGATTATCACTCAGAGGCTAACAAAGGTAAGGACTATGATCATGAGTTATTATATCTAGTCATAGCTGATCAATGAGAGCATGTTCCCAAGGGGTGCATTTATTGACTATTTGCATGATCTAAACAGAGAAGATGAAGAATGGGATCCCTCTTTCCGAGGAAGATCGTGTTCCATGGCTTGAAGCATTGCGAAATACACTGAGAAGAGGCTTAGTTGACAATGAAACTCTGGTTCTTGCTTGCTCAGCTCTGCAAAAGCGGTACAGGGAAATCCTTAGATCTGCAGACCCAAATTATGAACCAGGTTCTTATGCAAGTATTGTTAAATTCGTTTTGCTGGATGTTGGAGCTGAAGTGCTTGCAGCTCGGCTGGTCAAGAGAGCAGCTGAGGGAAAGCATTTCATGTCTGCAAAACTCTTGCAGACCCAACTGGATTTGCTTCAGATTGATGAAGCAGAAGGAATACTTACGGTCGATGCTACACTGGACCCTGAGGACATAGTGAAAACCATTCTTACTTTTGTCATTTGATTGACAATTAAAGAAGAATtattttaaagggaatttttatAAACAGAATTCTTATAgttgttatatgtatttttttgaatgatgctaagaaaaaatatatgaaacaaaGTAATGATCTTTTCCTTCTAAGAGAGTTGTGACTTATTGACTATAGCCAAAGCAAAGAGACAATGACACttctgttattatttattttaacgAACAAGGACAAAGCTGAGAAAGGTTTTTCAACTCGGCTCTTTTGCTTGATTTCATTCATCTTTTGCAAATACAAGAAGCTCAATAGGAATTCAGGCTTCATATATTGTTTTACAGTTGAAAAGCCAAAAGTGGCATCTTTGTACCAAAGAAGTGGATAGAGCCATTCCAACCTTCTGTGCGTCGTTGTTTATATACATGCTCTTATGAATCCTAGTTTTTCTGAAGTAGAATTAGTGAACATTTCTGGTTTCAGCTTGCCTTATGAAAAGAACATTTAAGGTCTAAAGAAGTGTTCCATTTGAAGATAAATTCATAATGCACGC
Coding sequences:
- the LOC107844927 gene encoding gluconokinase isoform X3; its protein translation is MLLTSNTCNFVVNFPKMTSDFKGKAIVLMGVSGAGKSTIGQMLGRAVHGRFLDADDYHSEANKEKMKNGIPLSEEDRVPWLEALRNTLRRGLVDNETLVLACSALQKRYREILRSADPNYEPEPHDKITRSIYFVQWRTCIDRNQPASSRNFLGECCLLTQIARYNTHKESGRGAT
- the LOC107844927 gene encoding gluconokinase isoform X2, whose product is MLLTSNTCNFVVNFPKMTSDFKGKAIVLMGVSGAGKSTIGQMLGRAVHGRFLDADDYHSEANKEKMKNGIPLSEEDRVPWLEALRNTLRRGLVDNETLVLACSALQKRYREILRSADPNYEPGSYASIVKFVLLDVGAEVLAARLVKRAAEGKHFMSAKLLQTQLDLLQIDEAEGILTVDATLDPEDIVKTILTFVI
- the LOC107844927 gene encoding gluconokinase isoform X1, which codes for MLLTSNTCNFVVNFPKMTSDFKGKAIVLMGVSGAGKSTIGQMLGRAVHGRFLDADDYHSEANKEKMKNGIPLSEEDRVPWLEALRNTLRRGLVDNETLVLACSALQKRYREILRSADPNYEPGSYASIVKFVLLDVGAEVLAARLVKRAAEGKHFMSAKLLQTQLDLLQIDEAEGILTNHMTKLLDQSTLYNGGHVSIGISLPLQETFLR
- the LOC107845929 gene encoding uncharacterized protein LOC107845929, translating into MAFLQCPLLSLFFFMFISLLSLSSPMSIHDLLKSKGLPYGLLPKEVKSYNYTSSNGLLEVYLYGPCLTKFDTTTMAFYESYFKANLTYGSLNGVHGLSKEELFVCLPVKGIVVDDINNYGLILFDIGLAHKQLSLSLFKDPPHCNPNGILKKNTGIRTYLKHKDTTYAL